A window of the Streptomyces sp. NBC_00250 genome harbors these coding sequences:
- a CDS encoding GGDEF domain-containing protein, with amino-acid sequence MGEDVRLRAVVALAQGMAAAHTPREFWRAAALGARDGLDGTFAALSVWQRDHGRLKVLVNAGERAVGEEEFPDSETYPVHQFPEITEFLHEQWAGGGKPDAWVETAADPVSTGRVAGLRRRGRGCCVVAPIVLHGRAWGELYVARPPEEKPFTRADADFATVLAAVVAAGIAQAERLEEVRKLAFTDPLTGLANRRAVDTRLDEAIERYRADGSVVSLMVCDLNGLKRVNDTHGHAVGDRLLERFGSVLSRCGAMLPGALAARLGGDEFCLLTVGPTADEVVAVAEELCVRAAELELGEGVACGVASTGDPIGPLRSARRLFRLADAAQYQAKAARSSKPVVAGRDGTVIRLADAPPGARDRRRFRDAPPVDPGPPPGSGGA; translated from the coding sequence ATGGGTGAGGACGTGCGGCTGCGGGCCGTAGTGGCGCTGGCGCAGGGGATGGCGGCGGCGCACACTCCACGCGAGTTCTGGCGGGCGGCGGCGCTCGGGGCCCGCGACGGGCTCGACGGGACCTTCGCCGCCCTGTCGGTCTGGCAGCGGGACCACGGACGCCTCAAGGTCCTGGTGAACGCCGGGGAGCGGGCCGTCGGCGAGGAGGAGTTCCCGGACTCGGAGACGTATCCGGTCCACCAGTTCCCCGAGATCACGGAGTTCCTGCACGAGCAGTGGGCGGGCGGCGGCAAGCCGGACGCCTGGGTGGAGACCGCCGCCGACCCGGTGTCGACGGGTCGGGTGGCCGGTCTGCGCCGACGCGGGCGCGGCTGCTGTGTGGTGGCCCCGATCGTGCTGCACGGGCGCGCGTGGGGCGAGCTGTACGTGGCTCGCCCGCCGGAGGAGAAACCTTTCACCCGCGCGGACGCCGACTTCGCCACGGTCCTGGCGGCGGTCGTCGCGGCGGGCATCGCCCAGGCCGAACGCCTGGAGGAGGTCCGCAAACTCGCCTTCACCGATCCCCTGACGGGACTGGCCAACCGGCGGGCCGTCGACACCCGCCTGGACGAGGCCATCGAGCGCTACCGGGCGGACGGCTCCGTCGTCAGCCTGATGGTCTGCGACCTCAACGGCCTCAAGCGGGTCAACGACACCCACGGCCACGCCGTCGGCGACCGCCTCCTCGAACGCTTCGGCTCGGTCCTCTCCCGCTGCGGCGCCATGCTCCCCGGCGCCCTCGCGGCCCGCCTCGGCGGCGACGAGTTCTGCCTCCTGACGGTCGGCCCGACGGCCGACGAGGTCGTGGCGGTCGCCGAGGAGCTGTGCGTACGGGCGGCGGAGCTGGAACTCGGTGAGGGCGTGGCCTGCGGGGTGGCGTCCACCGGCGACCCCATCGGCCCGCTCAGGTCGGCCCGCCGCCTCTTCCGCCTCGCGGACGCGGCCCAGTACCAGGCCAAGGCGGCCCGCTCGTCGAAGCCGGTGGTGGCGGGCCGCGACGGCACGGTCATCCGCCTCGCCGACGCCCCGCCGGGAGCCCGCGACCGCCGCCGCTTCAGGGACGCACCACCGGTGGACCCGGGGCCGCCGCCCGGGTCGGGCGGGGCTTAG